The Moorena producens PAL-8-15-08-1 genomic interval TTTATTGCTGAAATTTTCTTCAACTGGCCAGGTTTAGGTCGTTTGATTTTACAGGCGGTAACTGCTCAAGACCTCTATCTGGTCATGGGAAGCTTGATGATGGGGGCTACAATGCTGATTTTGGGGAATTTGTTAGCAGACTTGCTTCTAAAAGTGGTTGATCCTCGAATACGTCTAGAAGATTTGAAATAGACAATGGATAATGAAGTCTCGAGGATGAAGTGGTAACTCTGTGTTTCCTTGTCCGAAATTCCCTTTTGAGGTCAATTTTTTTTGACAACCAAAATAGAATAAGACCTTTGATTAAATCAGGAACAAAATACTGAAAGTATTGTCCCTAATACCTCCTGCCTTATGCCTTCAGCATAGCTGCCTTCCTAACTCGCGGACGTGCCTCAGCACTATTTTCGTAAGTATTCAGCCGTCAGCGATCAGCTATCAGCTATCAGCTAATGCGCTACCCGCACGCTAATTGATGTGCTAGCAGACACTTTCACTGCACTGGGTCGGATGAGTAAAATGAGCAGGGATTTTCAAGCAGCAGTACCACTCAGTAAGCTGATTTTATACCTTCCGTTGATTAGCTGACTGCTGACTGCTGATAGCTGAATGCTTACCTATTTTCAAGATGTTCACCCAAATTCATTATCTGATTCTTTCTAGAAGGAACGGTCGTTATCTAGTTGCCCAACCGAAAGCTGGTAGCCCAGAGGCTGGAGCTGGATATCTGTTGATGTTTCGCGAACACTTTGATGCCCTGAGTTATCTCAATACCCACGGTGCTGATTTAGCTGACGAATTTTCTGTAGAGTCGGTTTCAGGGAGTCAGTTGAAGAATTTGCTTGAACGGTGGGGGTTTGTTGGTGTGGGTGTTGTTCAAGATCCATTGGTCCCTCAAATTGAGTTTTTTTCTTACGGATAAGGGCTATTAGGTGACACAAGCAGACTATTCAACTAGCCCAAAAAATAGCGATCGCATTTTCCAAAGCTCTGTGGCTTGACTGTGGATAATTGATAGTCCTACAAACCGTCGTTCCCTGATTAATTTTTTTGAGCAGGCAATGATGGCGAGGGCTGGTTATTCTGTGATTGATATTTCCTCTTGCTTGTCCATCAGGACAACAATGATACCCCATCAGGGCATACTGTTGTTAATATGCATAGATTTTGTTTAAATTTTATTAAGGAGTAAATAAAGGAGTAACTATGAAAGACCTCACTAGTTATCGAAATATAGGTATCTTTGCTCACGTGGACGCAGGCAAGACAACTACGACGGAGAGGATACTAAAACTTACCGGGAAAATCCACAAAATTGGTGAGGTTCACGAAGGTGCAGCTACAACGGACTTTATGGAACAGGAACAAGAGCGCGGTATTACTATTCAGTCTGCCGCCACCAGTTGTTTCTGGAAAGACCACCAACTCAACATTATTGATACCCCAGGTCACGTAGACTTTACCATTGAAGTTTACCGTTCTCTGAAGGTTCTCGACGGTGGCGTTGGTGTTTTCTGTGGCTCAGGTGGTGTAGAACCCCAGTCAGAAACTAACTGGCGCTACGCCAATGACTCAAAAGTTGCTCGGATTATCTACGTAAACAAACTTGACCGTCTGGGGGCTGATTTCTACCGAGTTGTTAAGCAGGTAGAAGATGTCCTTGGTGCTAAGCCTCTGGTAATGGTACTGCCGATCGGAACTGAGAACGATTTTGTGGGTTTAGTAGATTTGCTAACCCGTAAGGCATGGGTATGGGATGAGTCTGGGGATCCCATGAACTATGAGCTTCAAGATGTTCCCGCCGACATGGTTGATGATGTAGAAACCTACCGCGAGCAGTTAATTGAAATGGCTGTGGAGCAGGATGACGAGGTGATGGAACAGTATCTAGAAGGGGAAGAACCAGATATCGAAAGCCTTAAGCGTTGCATTCGCAAGGGAACTCGTGATCTGGCTTTCTTCCCTACCTACTGCGGTTCATCCTTCAAGAATAAAGGGGTGCAGTTGGTACTTGATGCTGTAGTTGACTACCTCCCGAATCCCACTGAAGTCAAACCCCAGCCAGAAATCGATCTAGAAGGTAACGAAACCGGTACACTGGCCTATGTTGACCCAGAAAAACCTTTGCGTGCCTTGGCATTTAAGATCATGGATGACCGCTTTGGTGCTCTGACCTTTACCCGTATCTACTCAGGAACCTTATCCAAGGGTGACACAGTACTTAATACCTTCACCGGTAAAACTGAGCGTATTGGTCGTTTGGTAGAAATGCATGCGGATTCCAGGGAAGAAATTAACTCTGCCCAGGCAGGTGATATTGTTGCCATCGTTGGCATGAAAAATGTCCAGACTGGGCATACCCTCTGTGATCCGAAAAATCCTGCTACTCTTGAGCCGATGGTCTTCCCAGACCCCGTGATTTCCATTGCGATCGCACCTAAGAAAAAAGGTGGCTCTGAGAAAATGGGCATTGCCCTGAGCAAGATGGTACAGGAAGACCCATCTTTCCACGTTGAAACTGACCAGGAAAGTGGCGAAACGATCATTAAGGGCATGGGTGAGCTGCACCTAGACATTAAGGTTGATATCCTGAAACGGACTCATGGCGTTGAGGTGGAGGTAGGTAAGCCCCAAGTGGCATACCGTGAGTCCATTACTAAGCGCATCGAAGACAGCTATACCCACAAGAAGCAGTCTGGTGGTTCTGGTCAATATGGTAAAATCGATTACATTATTGAACCTGGTGAAACCGGTACTGGCTTCCAGTTTGAGTCCAAGGTCACTGGTGGTAATGTCCCCAGAGAATTTTGGCCTGCTGTGCAAAAGGGCTTTGAAAGCAGTATTCAAAAGGGTCTGTTGGCTGGATTCCCTTGTGTGGACTTCAAGGTTACCTTGACCGATGGTGCCTACCACCCCGTAGACTCATCGGCTATAGCCTTTGAAATTGCGGCCAGGGCTGCTTATCGGCAATCCTTTGGCAAGGCTTCACCTCAATTGTTAGAGCCAATTATGAAAGTGGATGTCTTCACCCCAGAAGATTACATGGGGGATGTAATTGGTGACCTCAATCGCCGCCGTGGGATGATTAAGTCTCAGGAGAAAACTCTTACTGGTGCTCGAATTAAGGCAGATGCACCCTTGAGTGAGATGTTTGGCTATATTGGTGACCTGCGTACTATGACATCTGGTCGTGGTCAGTTCTCAATGGAGTTCTCCCACTACGCCCCTTGCCCAAATAATGTGGCAGAAGAGGTAATTAAGGAAGTGAAAGAACGCGAGGAAGCCGCTAAATAATCTTTTGATTTAACCAAAGTTCCTGGCTGGTTTTACACTGGCCAGGAACATCATGTTATCAATGATTAAGTCTGTGCGATCACCATCCCCATCAAGGCAATCACCGAAGCATTGTAATCAATCGCATATTCATTAGTAGCCCAAGAGCGCTCATCATCCACATAACTCAACATTCCCAACCCTTTAGGAGCAATCTCATCCTGGGCATCAGTATTAGGACCCCCTACCATCAGACCAGGGATAACAATTTTTTTAGCTCGGGAAATCCGGTGATGAACATTACGCACGGAGTTGCTACCAACACCGGTAATAAAGCAAAGATTAAAATGATTCCGCCCCAGCAAATAATCTAACTGCTCAACAGCTGCCTTGTAGTAGCCTCTATTCCCAGTGATGCGGTAGGCATACAGTAGCGTAATTCCTTCTTCAGCTACCTTGTGATTAGATGCCCAATGGAATTTATCAATAGCTAAACGGTAGCCACTACGGTTAATCTTTTCCATCAGAGTATCAGCCCTTCGCATCAGCCTAGCTGTGATTTCTAATTTCAGTTTGTCTGACCTCTTCCTTTGTTTCTGCACCAAATAGTTAACCATTGCTAGAGAAGAGGGATCTTTCCAACCAAAATCACTATAGTCAAAGGCTTTGATAGTTTTAGCTAAGTATTTCTCGTAGCTAGTCTCCCCTGTAGTAATAAACAGTTCTACGGCTGCCCAGAAGCGGTCATCTTGATCTGTTTTTAAGGATTCTTGCTGATCCCACTCTCCAAAAAGATACTTACCTGAACCGGTGTCATCTCCTTCTTGCCAATCCACCTTCATAGACCGCTGTTTTTGGAGAAACCCCCAGGCTTTCTGAGCTGCTTGTAAGTAGGTTTGAGCTTGTTGCTTGTCAAAGGGAGTGTAAACTCTAGCAGCCATTGCCATTACTGCTGCAAACTTGCCAGTCTCAGGTGTCGAAATCCCAAAAATGTACCGTGCTTGAGTATCTTGATTGGGTAGAATTTCCCCTGGCCAATTTTTTCCTGACAGCTTGCGGTAGACAGCACCATCCTCCCGCTGCATCTTCAACAGCCAATCTAATCCTACTTTGACCTCATCGAGTAGGTCAGGTCTACCATTTCCGCTTTCTGGTATAGTTAATTGCTTATCCCTAAATAATTTAGGATATTGCTCGTACAAGCTTAACAACCGTCCGATGGTGACTGTCATTGGCGCAACATATTTACCAAAATCCCCAGCATCATGCCAGCCACCTTGGGCAGATTTCAAGTCACCAGCTTTATGAAACTCATCGTTGTGGGCAATAATCCCATCTTTGAGATGGCAGGGGGGATGTTTTACTCCAGATACTGAATCATTTACAGCAACACCGCACCGTTGCAAATAGTAAGACCGGAGTAGCTTTGTAAAGGTATCCTTATAAATTTCTTTACCAATACCAAAGGGATAAGATTGACTATAGCCGTATTTGAGGTAATAGCTACCTGATTTATCGAATTTAGTAAAATCAATAACCCTAATCTTATCATTACTAGCTTTATCCTTTACAGAGTTTCCCAGGTTGGTCACAAAAACCGTTTTGTGAGTGATTAAATCAACAAGTTCAACCTGCTTGTTTTCCGAATTGGGGGCATTGATTAAGAACGCCAACTTAGGTCCAGTTGGGTAATAACCTATTTGATTGATAACAATTTTTCCTCTACCTGCTGGATTATAGGGTTGAGCATTAACCTTGGAAAAAATTCCATAAGCGATCGCACTGATCCAGCCGATAAAAAATCTTCTATCTATTTTCATCGTGAAGCTTTTACTTGAATGATATCTTGATTATGGGTCTAATGGAAATTTTCCAGAACGAACCTCTGTACTAAACTCCTGCACGGCTTGGGTAATTACCTGGCGCAAATTGACATAAGACTTAGCAAAGGGTGGCTGACGCTCTGAAAGTCCTAGTAAATCTGCTGTCACTAACACCTGCCCATCACAGTGGGGTCCAGCTCCAATGCCAATGGTGGGAATAGTTAATTTTTGTGTAATTGACCTTGCTAAATCCGGTGGAATATGTTCTAAAACGATAGCAAAGGCACCAGCTTGCTCCAATGCGATCGCATCCTGTAAAATCCGCTCCCCAGTTTCCGCTGTTTTTCCTTGTTGCCGTAAACCTAGCAGATGAATAGACTGGGGTGTTAAACCTACATGACCCATCACCGGAATTCCCACAGCGGTAAGCCTCCCCACCGTTTCAGCCATGGCAGGATATCCTCCCTCCAACTTCACTGCCAATGCCCCAGTTTCCTTCAACACTCTACCGGCAGAGTGGATTGCCTGCTGAGGACTTTCCTGATAACTCAAAAACGGCAAATCACAAACCACTAATGCCCGTTTAACACCGCGACACACCGCTTTGGCATGGTGAATCATTTCCTCAAGGGTGACTGGCAGCGTTGTGGAGTAACCCAGCGTAACCATTCCTAGAGAATCCCCGACCATGATTATGTCTACTCCCGCTTCATCCAACAGCTGAGCGATCGCATAATCCGCAGCGGTCAGCACCACAATCTGGCGCTCCTGTTGTTTCCATTGATTCAACTGCTTGATAGTAACTGCCATAACCAATAAGAGTTTCAGTCAATCCAATTACTTATTCTGAAAGATGCTGATGAAAAAAACTAAACTGAACTATGGAAATCTTTGTAAAGAAGCGTCAACTAATGACTTCAGTGTAATCTCATCGTAAGCTCTCAGTTATCAGCTCTCAGCTGTCAGCTATCAGCTATCAGCTCTGAGTTATCAGCTCTCAGCTGTCAGCTCTCAGCCATTCGCGTAGCGTGGCCACAGGCCTTGGCCTGTGGCCACGCTACACCCAGCTTTTGAATAAAATAAGCTGACGGCTGACGGCTGACGGCTGACGGCTGACGGCTGACGGCTGACCACTGACCGCTGACCACTGACCGTTGACCACTGACTGTTGAATACTTACATGTTATATGTACAATAGATTTATAACCCATTAACACTATATGGGTTAATGAAAGTAATCAAGAAGGTTGAACAATCCTGGTTGAGTAGGGAATACTAAGAATGAAGCTTCCTCGATCAGGTTCCCTATGTCAGAGCCTCTAATTTCTGCCATCATCTGCACCCACAATCGTGAAGAATATTTGGGTGCAGCCATTGATAGCTTGCTACAGCAGGATTTTGCCGATTATGAAGTAATTGTGGTCGATAATGCCTCAAGCGATCGCACCCGTAACATAGTTGACCAACGCTTAGACAACTCTCGACTAAACTATGTTTATGAACCCGTACTTGGTTTATCCGTAGCTCGTAACACCGGGGCTGCCACTGCCTCTGCTCCTATTTTAGCTTATCTGGATGATGATGCCGTTGCCAGTCCCCGTTGGCTTAAGACAATTTACGAAGCTTATCAAAGTAACGAGAAACTAGCAATTGCTGGTGGTAAAGTAACCCTATTGTGGCCAGATGGCATTACCTCTCCGACCTGGTTATCACCAGACCTAGCCGGAAATTTGGGAGCTTATGACCTAGGGGAAACCCTAGTTGAAATCCAAAATCCTGGTTTGACTCCCAGAGGTTTAAATTACTCGATCAGGCGGACTTTCCTGGAGAAAATCGGTGGTTTTGATGTCAATTTAGGTCGTGTGGGTAAAAATCTGTTATCTAATGAAGAGTTACATATGACAGAATTAGCTCTCCAGGATGGTTGGCAGGTTGCTTATCTACCTGATGCTCTAGTAGCTCACAATGTTGCCCCAGAACGAATCAATAAACGTTGGTTTTTGAATCGTGGTTGGTGGCAAGGTATTAGCGAGTGTTACCGTGAACAATTGGTTGGTCGTGCTGGTACTGCCCAATTTTTACGGGGAGGTGAACGAATGATCCGAGGAATCTACAAATCCTTGAAGCACTTCCGCAATCCAGCTCTGCGCTTTGATAATTTGGTTTATGCCTATGGTCAAATCGGTTATCTGAGTGCAGTAATTAAAGGAATGCTACAAAGGAGCAACTCCTCTCTATCCCACAATCAGTCCAGTCATTAATCAGACTGGATAATAGGTTATCTTATATTATATAGCAATCCGTGTAGGAATTCAGATAATTTTGATGGGATATTCCCTACTCCCATATCCGCTGTTCCCAGATCCGCTGTTCCCTGTTCCCTTTGCTATAGCACAGATAGTTTTGGTTTATTGTTGACTGTTAACTGTTGACTGATAAGCCTTAATTTTAGTTAAGGTTTGCTGTTAGTTATTATTGGCCAATATACTTTTCATAAAACTTCCACAATTGCAGGTGTTTAATTATGAAATCCCCTAACACTAAACTTCCGGTATCAGTTCTAATTCCAGCCAAAAATGAAGAAGCTAATTTACCAGCTTGTCTTGAGAGTGTTAATAGAGCGGATGAAGTCTTTGTTGTCGATTCCCAAAGTAGCGATCGCTCCATTGAAATTGTGGAAGAATACGGTGCAAACATAGTTCAATTCTATTTTGATGGGTTTTGGCCCAAAAAGAAAAATTGGAGCTTAGAAAATATTGAATTCCGTAATCAATGGGTATTAATTGTTGATTGTGACGAGCGCATTACTCCAGAACTTTGGGATGAAATTGCTGTTGCAATCGAAAATCCAGATTATAATGGCTACTATATCAATCGTAGAGTATTCTTCCTAGGACAATGGATTCGCTTTGGTGGCAAATATCCAGACTGGAATCTACGGTTGTTTAAGCACGAAAAAGGTCGCTACGAAAACCTGAAAACGGAAGGAATTCCCAATACTGGAGACAACGAAGTCCATGAACATGTTGTCCTAAACGGCAAGGCTGGCTATCTTGAAAATGATATGCTGCACATTGACTTTAAGGACATTTACCATTGGCTAGAACGGCACAATCGCTACTCCAATTGGGAAGCTCGTGTCTATCTGAATCTACTAACCGGGAAAGATGACTCTGGCACCATCGGGGGAAATCTGTTTGGAGACGCCGTGCAGCGTAAGCGGTTTCTGAAAAAAATCTGGGTTAGACTACCGTTTAAACCATTACTGCGGTTTATTTTGTTTTACTTTATACAGCTGGGCTTTTTAGATGGAAAAGCTGGGTACATTTATGGACGCCTGTTGAGTCAGTATGAATATCAAATTGGTGTCAAACTCTATGAGTTACAAAAGTTTAGCGGTAAGCTGAATGTAAAAAAAACTGAACCAGCACAGACACCAGTAACGCCAAAGCAATCAGTTGTATCTCCAAATCCCTGAGACTCCATTTAGAATTAAGAATGTAGAATTAAGAATTAAGAATTAAGAATTGAGAATTAAGAATTAAGAATTAAGAATTCTACATTCGGCATTCGGCATTCTAAATGCTACATTCTACATTCGGCATTCTACATTCTACATTCTGCATATGACTAATGACTTAAGTAAACTACCAGCGTTAGATTTAGAACCCTTAGTGGATTTACGGCAGTACGACCAATCTTGGTTTGACCGAGGACGTCCGGGCTGGTTCATCTTACTCTGGTGGTTAGTGCAAGCGATCGCATTTCCCTTAAGTCCTCATAACTTCAATGGCTTCCGCCGATGGCTGCTACAACTATTTGGAGCCAAGATGGGTACTAATGTGATCATTCGACCCACTGCTCGTTTTACTTACCCCTGGAAAGTAGAAGTTGGTGACTATAGTTGGATTGGGGATGATGTGGTTTTCTACAGCTTGGATAGAATTCGCATTGGTAGTCATTGCGTTATTTCTCAAAAATGTTACCTCTGTACTGGTAGCCACGATATGAAAGACCCAGCCTTTGGTTTAATCACATCTGAGATTAGTGTTGGTAATGGAGCCTGGATTGCCGCCGATTGCTTCATTGCGCCCGGTGTCCAAATTGGAGCCAATGCCGTTATTGGTGCTCGCAGCACTGTGTTTAGTAATATCCCAGAGCAGCAAGTATGCTGGGGAATACCAGCACGCCCCCGCTATCGACGGGAAATCGAGGAGATAGGGAATAGGGAGTAGGGAGTAGGGAGTAGGGAGTAGGGTGTAGGGTTTAGGGATTAGGGAGTAGGGAGTAGCTTACAAGGGTAGGTTTTTTACGGCGAGTAGGTACTTTAATTACGTATAAATCCTCACAAATATGTATTAGATTATACAATTATTTCCGTGATAATTCTGTCCATCTCCTCATCTCCCCATCTCCCCATCTCCCCATCCTCACAGGGGTAGGTTTTTAACAAAGACCTCAGGTGTGGGGTGTGGGGCGTGGGGTGTGGGGTGTGGGGCATAAGAAAATATACTTAATTTGTCGTTGTCTTGATCCCAAGCGCGAGTGGGGGAAACCACGGCAGTCGCTCATGGGGGAGACCACGGCAGTCGCTCATGGGGGAAACCCCCGCATGAAGGCGCTGCCTCCCCAAGACCGCGCTGCCTCCCCAAGACCGCGCTGCATCGCTCTTCAATCATCATTTCTTTGTTGTTTTCCTTTTCCTTTCCTTGTGATCCGCCCCCGACCGGTCGGGGGTTGGGGGTGGGGCAGGACCCAAATCTAAAAAACCTACCCTTGTGAGATCTCCCCATCTCCCCATCTCCCCATCTCCCCATCTCCCCATCTCCCCACACTCTTAATCATGGGTATTCAATCGGAGGAGATCATACAAGGGTAAGCTGACCAGATCCGGAAAAATTGTCGATAAGTTTCCGGATTTTCATTTTGCCAAAAGAAAAAGATAGTGGACCACTTTAAGTCAGGATTCCATAGTCATGGTTCACAAATTCATTTTCCAAGGTTCAGCTTACCTGTTGTCAGCGTCCGTGATGTGGCAAATGCTTCCCGCAACAGCCAGAATAGCACCTGGGAAGCATGACAATAGCAATGTTCGCACCTTCGAGATTGCTGGATTATTCGATGAGCTCCGCGAAATCCGTCGAGATGTTCAAGAGGTAACCAATACCATTCGTGAAGGCAGGCGTATAATCCAAGGCACACGCAGAGCGGTTGATGAGTTTGATCAACTTGGGGACGACCTCAACTCTGGACGAGTGGTAAAGTCTTCTAACAATAATCCCTGTCGCAAAAATGGGTCTCAGAAATCCGTTGCTATCAATGAGCAGGTGATTTGCACCAAAGACGGAGCCTATGAGTTAAGTCAGGAATTGCGTAAGGTACTGATGATGACACAAACTCGAAACCTATATATTGATGAGTTTTACGGCAATTTTTTGGATAAAGTCTTTAATCGTCCTATTGAGTTTATGTTCGAGAATAAGGAGGAGATGACTTTAGAGAATCTTACGAAGGTGCTTGCTCTCTATGATCAGAAACGGTGGGATTATAGCAAAATCACACAGATTCTTTTCTCTCCCTCTACTAGTAAGGCAACCTTGATGTTTGGAAAACGCGCCGAACCGGAAATTGTATCTGTCCCTGATTCTATTGGTGAGTTTTCAGATTCCGTGTTTAAAATCAAATCTAAGTCTCCATTTTTGAATCAAGAATAACTTGACAGGTAAGCTATCAGCGGTCAGCGGTCAGCCGTCAGTGGTCAGCCGTCAGTGGTCAGCCGTCAGCCATCAGCCATCAGCTGTGGCACAGGCTTCTAGCCTGTGACTTAACTCAGATTAAACCAATGCTTACCTGTTGTCTTGATGCAGTCGCTCATGGGGAAAACCACGCCAGTTGCTCATGGGGGAGACCACGGCAGTCGCTCATGGGGGAAACCCCCAAGACCGCGCTGCCTCCCCAAGACCGCGCTGCATCGCTTATTCAAAAGCATCTCAAGTACACATTAGCTGATAGCTGATAGCTGTTCGCGTAGCGTGTGCGTAGCACATAAGCTAATAGCTGATAACTGATAGCTGATAACTGATAGCTGATAACTGATAGCTGATAGCTGATGGCTGATAGCTGATCGCTGATAGCTGATCGCTGATCGCTAATAGCTGATCGCCTTAATCACTAAAATTAATTTGTGGTCCTTTTGGAACAATTCCCGAGGGATTAATAAACGGATGACTCTTATAATAATGATCCTTAATATGGTCAATATTACAAGTTTTTTCTACCCCTGGCTGATGATAAAGGTCTTTGAGATAATTCCACAAATTGGGATAATCGAGAATTCGTTGCCAATTACATTTGAAATGGAAATAGTAAACTGAGTCAAAGCGTAGCAGAGTGGTAAACATACACCAATCGGCTTCTGTAATGCGATCGCCACAGAGATAAGGCTGTTTACCTAACACCCCTTCCCAATAGTCAAGGGCATCAAACAGTTCGGTTATTCCTTCTTCATAGGCTTGCTGAGTAGTAGCGAATCCGGCTCGATACACACCATTATTAATAGGTTGGTAAATGGCATCAATGGTTTTATCAATCTTTTCCCGTAAATTCTCCGGATAAAAGCTGATATCCGACTGAGCAATCCCGTCGAACTCTAGGTCAAACATCCGAATAATTTCACGGGATTCATTATTAACAATGGTGCCAGTTTCCTTATCCCAAAGTACTGGAACTGTCACCCGTCCGGTACAGTTAGGGTCACCTTTGATATAAACTTCCCGCAGATAGCGAGCACCATTGACTGTATCAGGGATACAACCAGGCCCATCGGAGAATTCCCATCCATCTTTATCCATAAATGGGTCAACAATGGACAGGGTAATCGCTTCCTCCAATCCCTTTAAGGCTCGCATAATCAGAGTGCGGTGCGCCCAGGGACAAGCATAAGAAACATAGAGATGGTAGCGTCCAGAGGCTGGTTTATAGTCTGTGGAGCCATCAGCACGAATCCAATTACGGAATTTGGTGGGATTACGCATGAATCGCCCTTGGGGGTCTTGCTGATAGGCTTCGTTAGTCCATTGCCCGTTAACGAGCATCCCTGTTGCCATAGTTTTCCTGTGATGGTATTTTTTTTCATACTATCTATTGCACAGGGAGTAGGGAGTAGGGAGTAGGGAGTAGGGAATGCATCGCTTAAAACCCTCTTTGCTTTTGGCTTTTGGCTTTCTCGGCATTGCTGAATCTTTGGATAAATATGAGTGGGGTGGGCATTCTGCCCGCCGGGA includes:
- the fusA gene encoding elongation factor G, whose product is MKDLTSYRNIGIFAHVDAGKTTTTERILKLTGKIHKIGEVHEGAATTDFMEQEQERGITIQSAATSCFWKDHQLNIIDTPGHVDFTIEVYRSLKVLDGGVGVFCGSGGVEPQSETNWRYANDSKVARIIYVNKLDRLGADFYRVVKQVEDVLGAKPLVMVLPIGTENDFVGLVDLLTRKAWVWDESGDPMNYELQDVPADMVDDVETYREQLIEMAVEQDDEVMEQYLEGEEPDIESLKRCIRKGTRDLAFFPTYCGSSFKNKGVQLVLDAVVDYLPNPTEVKPQPEIDLEGNETGTLAYVDPEKPLRALAFKIMDDRFGALTFTRIYSGTLSKGDTVLNTFTGKTERIGRLVEMHADSREEINSAQAGDIVAIVGMKNVQTGHTLCDPKNPATLEPMVFPDPVISIAIAPKKKGGSEKMGIALSKMVQEDPSFHVETDQESGETIIKGMGELHLDIKVDILKRTHGVEVEVGKPQVAYRESITKRIEDSYTHKKQSGGSGQYGKIDYIIEPGETGTGFQFESKVTGGNVPREFWPAVQKGFESSIQKGLLAGFPCVDFKVTLTDGAYHPVDSSAIAFEIAARAAYRQSFGKASPQLLEPIMKVDVFTPEDYMGDVIGDLNRRRGMIKSQEKTLTGARIKADAPLSEMFGYIGDLRTMTSGRGQFSMEFSHYAPCPNNVAEEVIKEVKEREEAAK
- a CDS encoding glycoside hydrolase family 9 protein, translating into MKIDRRFFIGWISAIAYGIFSKVNAQPYNPAGRGKIVINQIGYYPTGPKLAFLINAPNSENKQVELVDLITHKTVFVTNLGNSVKDKASNDKIRVIDFTKFDKSGSYYLKYGYSQSYPFGIGKEIYKDTFTKLLRSYYLQRCGVAVNDSVSGVKHPPCHLKDGIIAHNDEFHKAGDLKSAQGGWHDAGDFGKYVAPMTVTIGRLLSLYEQYPKLFRDKQLTIPESGNGRPDLLDEVKVGLDWLLKMQREDGAVYRKLSGKNWPGEILPNQDTQARYIFGISTPETGKFAAVMAMAARVYTPFDKQQAQTYLQAAQKAWGFLQKQRSMKVDWQEGDDTGSGKYLFGEWDQQESLKTDQDDRFWAAVELFITTGETSYEKYLAKTIKAFDYSDFGWKDPSSLAMVNYLVQKQRKRSDKLKLEITARLMRRADTLMEKINRSGYRLAIDKFHWASNHKVAEEGITLLYAYRITGNRGYYKAAVEQLDYLLGRNHFNLCFITGVGSNSVRNVHHRISRAKKIVIPGLMVGGPNTDAQDEIAPKGLGMLSYVDDERSWATNEYAIDYNASVIALMGMVIAQT
- the panB gene encoding 3-methyl-2-oxobutanoate hydroxymethyltransferase translates to MAVTIKQLNQWKQQERQIVVLTAADYAIAQLLDEAGVDIIMVGDSLGMVTLGYSTTLPVTLEEMIHHAKAVCRGVKRALVVCDLPFLSYQESPQQAIHSAGRVLKETGALAVKLEGGYPAMAETVGRLTAVGIPVMGHVGLTPQSIHLLGLRQQGKTAETGERILQDAIALEQAGAFAIVLEHIPPDLARSITQKLTIPTIGIGAGPHCDGQVLVTADLLGLSERQPPFAKSYVNLRQVITQAVQEFSTEVRSGKFPLDP
- a CDS encoding glycosyltransferase family 2 protein yields the protein MSEPLISAIICTHNREEYLGAAIDSLLQQDFADYEVIVVDNASSDRTRNIVDQRLDNSRLNYVYEPVLGLSVARNTGAATASAPILAYLDDDAVASPRWLKTIYEAYQSNEKLAIAGGKVTLLWPDGITSPTWLSPDLAGNLGAYDLGETLVEIQNPGLTPRGLNYSIRRTFLEKIGGFDVNLGRVGKNLLSNEELHMTELALQDGWQVAYLPDALVAHNVAPERINKRWFLNRGWWQGISECYREQLVGRAGTAQFLRGGERMIRGIYKSLKHFRNPALRFDNLVYAYGQIGYLSAVIKGMLQRSNSSLSHNQSSH
- a CDS encoding glycosyltransferase family 2 protein, with translation MKSPNTKLPVSVLIPAKNEEANLPACLESVNRADEVFVVDSQSSDRSIEIVEEYGANIVQFYFDGFWPKKKNWSLENIEFRNQWVLIVDCDERITPELWDEIAVAIENPDYNGYYINRRVFFLGQWIRFGGKYPDWNLRLFKHEKGRYENLKTEGIPNTGDNEVHEHVVLNGKAGYLENDMLHIDFKDIYHWLERHNRYSNWEARVYLNLLTGKDDSGTIGGNLFGDAVQRKRFLKKIWVRLPFKPLLRFILFYFIQLGFLDGKAGYIYGRLLSQYEYQIGVKLYELQKFSGKLNVKKTEPAQTPVTPKQSVVSPNP
- the hpsU gene encoding hormogonium polysaccharide biosynthesis acetyltransferase HpsU — encoded protein: MTNDLSKLPALDLEPLVDLRQYDQSWFDRGRPGWFILLWWLVQAIAFPLSPHNFNGFRRWLLQLFGAKMGTNVIIRPTARFTYPWKVEVGDYSWIGDDVVFYSLDRIRIGSHCVISQKCYLCTGSHDMKDPAFGLITSEISVGNGAWIAADCFIAPGVQIGANAVIGARSTVFSNIPEQQVCWGIPARPRYRREIEEIGNRE
- a CDS encoding glutathione S-transferase family protein, with product MATGMLVNGQWTNEAYQQDPQGRFMRNPTKFRNWIRADGSTDYKPASGRYHLYVSYACPWAHRTLIMRALKGLEEAITLSIVDPFMDKDGWEFSDGPGCIPDTVNGARYLREVYIKGDPNCTGRVTVPVLWDKETGTIVNNESREIIRMFDLEFDGIAQSDISFYPENLREKIDKTIDAIYQPINNGVYRAGFATTQQAYEEGITELFDALDYWEGVLGKQPYLCGDRITEADWCMFTTLLRFDSVYYFHFKCNWQRILDYPNLWNYLKDLYHQPGVEKTCNIDHIKDHYYKSHPFINPSGIVPKGPQINFSD